In the genome of Natronomonas salina, the window CGCGGCGCCTGGGCGACGACGAGGAGTGACTCCCGGTCGGCGGGATGTAAAAGGTTGATTACCCGCGCTCGTATACGGACTGGTAATGGCACGTACAGCGTCGAAGGTGCAGGAGCTCGTCAGGGAGGACCCCGAGATGGAGCCGGCCCTCGAGTACGTCCTCGAGCAGGCCGACCACGGGACCGTCTCCTGGGGGGACGTCTCCGACGAGCTGTCGAGCGGCCAGTGGGGCCGGCTCATCGAGAAGGGGATCCTCGTCGACTCCGACGGCGAGGGGTTCGACGTCGCGGACCCGGAGGGCGTCCGAGAGGCCCTCTCCGACGACGAACTGGAGATCCCCGACGCCCCGGACACCGACTCCTCGTGGACGAAGTGGGACAAGATGGCCGCCGTCGGCTCGATCGCGATGTTCGCCGGCTACACGTTCCAGTCGGTCCGCGAACCGCTGGCGAGTGCGCTGCACGTCGTCCTCGGCCCGCTGATCGACGTGCTGCCGTTCTTCGCCGTCGTGATGGTGCTCGCGCTGTTCACCGGTCTGTACTCGACGCTGCTGCAGGCGAACCTCATGGACATGGAGGTCATGGGCGAGTACCAGCAGCGGATGAAGGACATCCAGGAGAAGCGCAAGCAGGCAAAGGAGCGCGGCGACGACGAGGAGCTCGAGCGCATCCAGGAGGAGCAGATGGAGGCGATGGCCGACAACATGGGCATGTTCAAGGAGCAGTTCCGCCCGATGGTGTGGATCATGGTCATCACCATCCCCGTCTTCCTGTGGATGTACGCCATCATCGGCTTCCGCGGCCAGCCGCTCTACCCGGAGATCGCCGACAGTCTCTCGAACGTGGTGATCCCGATCGCCGGCGAGGTCGCCTGGACCGACGGGTTCGTCGGCCCGCTGCAGGTGTGGATCGTCTGGTACTTCGTCTGCTCGATGTGCTTCACGCAGGTCATCCGCAAGGCGCTGAACATCCAGACGACGCCGACGTGACGGCGTGGTCGTCCTTCCGTCCGTAGCGCGGCGGGAAACCGCGGAGAAACGAGATACTGCGTCCGCCCCGCGGCGGGGACGCCCTGTTCGTCGCGTTCGTTCTATCGATTCGGTCCGGTCTTACGAGGACGAGGTCACTCCTCGTCGTCGCTCATCTCGTCGGCCTTCTCCTCGGCGTCCTCCTTGACGTCCTGGGCCTTCTCCTCGGCTTCGGACTCCTTCTCGTCGAGGCGCTGGCCCTGCTCTTCGATCTGCTCGGCGGTCATCTCGCCGCGCTCCTCGATGCGTTCGGCGATGACCTCGGTGCTCTCCTCGATGCGCGAGGCGGCGACCTCGCCGCGCTGCTGGATCGTGCTCGCGGCCTTCTCGGCGATGCTCTGGGTCTCGCCGGCGGCCTCCTCGGCGGCCTCGTCGACGGACGGGGTCTCGGACTGCGACTGCCGGCGGTTGCGCAGCGCGTAGCCGACGCCGAGGACGACGCCGGCCAGCAGCAGCCGCGGCAGCCGGCTCCCGCCGGAGCTCTGCTGGCTGGTCTGGGACTCGCCGTCCGTCTCGGCGGTCAGGTCGCTGGCGGCCTGGGCTGCCTCGTCGATGCCCGGCACCGGCGCGTCGCTCTTCCGGACCTTCTTCAGCGCGTTGCGCAGGTCGATGACGATGAACGGGCGGATCAGCCCGCTCTCGTCGGGGTTGTCGCTCTGGATGACCTGGACGAGCTGTTCGCCGACCGTTCCTTCCATCGCGTCCTCCACCGCGTCGTCGAGGGACTGGGAATCTCGTGTCAAAATGTACTCACTCCATGCTAGACGTGCCCCTATGAGTGGATAAGTAGTCGGACGGAACTCCCCACGGGCAGACCATAAGCCAGCGTTATCACGGAGTAAGCGGGACGCCACCTCGAACGGCCCGGCGGTAAGCCGTGGCACGCGCTCACTTGGACCCTGGGGACCGGCCGCTGTGGCCGTCTCGCCGGCGCGAAGGACAACCTCTTTGGGGCGTAGCGGCGGAGTACTGATATGTTGCTGACCATCTCCGGCCCCGCCGGCAGCGGCAAGAGCACCGTCGCCGCCGCGCTGGCCGAAGAACTCGGCTACGACCACGTCAGCGGCGGCGACATCTTCCGCAACCTGGCGGCCGAGCGCGACCTCACGCCGCTGGAACTCAACCGGCTCGCCGAGGACGACGAGCAGATCGACCGCGACCTCGACCGACGGCTGCGGGAGATCGCCGAGACCCGCGACGACCTCGTCCTCGAGTCGCGGCTCGCCGGCTGGATGGCCGGCGACCACGCCGACTTCCGCATCTGGTTGGACGCCCCGCTGTCGGTCCGCGCCGAGCGCATCGCCGACCGCGAGGAGAAGGCCGTCGACGTCGCCCGCGAGGAGACCCGGAAGCGCAGCGAAAGCGAGGCGCTCCGCTACGAGGAGTACTACGACATCGACATCGAGGAACTCGGCATCTACGACCTCGCGCTCAACACCGCGCGGTTCTCGCCGGGCGCCGTCCTCGACGTCATCCTGACCGCGGTCGACGCCTACGACCCCGCCGACGACGAGGGGAAGGCCCCAGTGGAAGGCGTCGACTACGACTTCTGAACACCATGGCAATGCGCGAACGCGGCCCGCCGGACGACCGCGACCCCGAGACCCTCCTGGAGTTCGGGGTCGTCAACCTCGACAAGCCGCCCGGCCCCTCGGCCCACCAGGTCGCCGCCTGGGTCCGCGACGCCGCCGACGTCGCCCGCGCCGCCCACGCGGGCACGCTCGACCCGAAGGTGACGGGCTGTCTGCCGATCCTGACCGGCACCGCGACCCGCGCCGCACAGGTGTTCGACGAGAGCCGGAAGGGGTACGTCTCCGAACTCGAACTCCATGCGCCCGCGCCGAACGACCTCGCGGAGACCCTCGCCGAGTTCGAGGGCCCGCTCTACCAGAAGCCGCCGCGGAAGTCCGCGGTCGCCCGCCGGCTCCGCGTCCGCGAGATATTCAGCCTCGAGGCCCTCGAGGTCGAGGACCGCCGGGCGCTGATCGACGTCGAGTGCGAGAGCGGGACCTACGTCCGGAAGCTCTGTCACGACCTCGGCCTCGCGCTCGGCACCGGCGCCAACATGGGCGACCTCCGGCGGACCAAGACCGGCACCTTCGACGACGCGTCGCTCGTCACACTGCACGACCTCGTCGACGGGCTGGCGTTCTGGCGCGAGGACGGCGACGCAGACCTCCTGCGGGAGGTCGTCCAGCCCGCCGAGCGCGCGCTGGAACACCTGCCGGGGCTGACCGTCGCACCATCTGCGGCCCGCGAGATCGCCGAGGGCGCGCCGGTGTACCCCCCCGGTATCCTGGAGACGGACCTCGGGGCCGCCGACGAAGGCGACCTCGTCGCCAGTTACACGCCGGACGGCGCCGCGGTCTGTCTCGGCCACCTCGTCGGCGACCCGGCGGCAGATTCGGGCGTCGTCGTCGAACTGGAGCGCGTCCTGGTCTGATTCCGGGCCGGCGCGGGGCGGCGACGTCCACCTGCGGGCCCTGCTTTTTGTGGCTGGCGGCCGACCTCCGACCATGGACCTCCCAGACCCGGCGCCAGGGAGCCTCGAGCGCGCCTGGCTCGACGTCACGGGGCTGCCGACGGGCGGCGCGGAGCGACTGCCGGTGATCGTCGTCGAGGGCGGAAGCCCCGGACCGACCGCCTGGGTGACGGCGGGCGTCCACGGCGACGAGGTGACCGGCGTCGTCGCCGCCCAGGACGTCGCCAACGCGTTCGCGCCCGCGGACGGAGGGGCCGACGCCTCCGGACCGCTGGTCGACCCGGCTGACCTCCGGGGCCGCCTCGTCTGCGTCCCGGTCGTCAACCCCGCCGGCCTCCGCCGGACGACGCGGCACTCCTACTACGGCGGCGAGGACCCCAACAGGACGTTCCCGGACCCGACGGCCGACTCCGTCGGCGAGCGAACCACCCAGGAGCGCGTCGCCGAGCGGCTGTACGACGCCTTCGCCGACGCCGACCTCCTGCTGGACCTCCACACCGCGCAGGTCAACTCCATCGCCTACGTCATCCGCCACCGCGTGCTGTACGGCGAGCGCCGCGACCGCGAGACCGCCGAGGAACTGGCCGACGACCTCGGCCGACTCACGGACGCGCTCGACCTCCCGACGGTCGTCCAGTACGCCCCCGAGGAGTACGTCGAGCGCGGGCTGCACCGCTCGGTCGCGGGCGCGGCGCTGAACGGCGCCGGCGTCCCGGCGTGCACCGTGGAACTGGGGAGCCACAGCACCGTCGACGACCGGACCCGGGCCGCCGGCGTCGCCGACGTCTTCCGCGCGCTCGTCGCCTTCGACGCACTCGATTCCGTTCCCGACCCAGTTCTCGAGTCCGACCCGGCGACCCCGGACCCGGTCGACTTCCAGGTCCGGCGGTACCGCGGTCCGCGCGTCGACGCCGCCGGTATCGTCCGTCCACGGGTCGGGCCCGGCGACACGGTCCAGGCGGGCGACGTCGTCGCCGACGTCCGCACCGCGAACGGCGAGTATCAGAGCTCGGTCACGAGCGACCACGACGGGTACGTCCTCGCCCACCGGACCGGCGTGGCGGTCTACGAGAACGACGCCGTCGCGGCGCTGGCCGTCCGCGACGAGGAACCCCTGGTGGGCGAGCGTCCCTGACCCTCGAAGCGAAGCGCTTAAACGTCAAACCGCCGTCCCTCGAAACGCGAGGGACCGTGGGGTAGTGGTATCCTCTGCGGATGGGGTCCGTAGGACCCGAGTTCAATTCTCGGCGGTCCCACTCCAACTTCTTTCCACGACGAGCGGAGGCACTGCCGACAGAAATTCCGACACGTGGCCCCCTGCAGGGTCGGACGTTGATTCCGCCCCCGTTTATCAGGAAGCGAATACTCGCCTTCCGATTTATATCTATACCGGTCGAATAAGTAGTTGACCGCGAACGCCTGGGGAAGCGTCGGCGAGGCCGTCGACGCGGGCGTCGCGGGAGTTGTCGCGAGCGGCGGCCCCCGGCCGTCCTTCTAATCCTCTCGAGCGGTTGGACTAGATGATCCGTCCTGCGTCAATCGGAACCACGGAGCTTCCAGCTTTGCATTTCCCTACGTCTTTATCCTGCGCTCTCGAACTCCACACTGTGCCAGAACCCTTCGACTCCTTCCCGGACGACGTCGACGACACGCCGACCGTCACGTGCTCCCGCTGCAACCGCGAGTGGGACCTCGAGTTCGAACTCGACGACCTGCAGGTGGGCAATCAGGCGATGGAGCAGTTCGCGCTCGACCACAAGCGCCACACCGGCCACTTCCCGGACGACGTGTCGCCGTGGATCGTCGCGTGCCGGCAGTGCCCCGACGGCGAGGAGTTCCTCGCCGAGCGGCCGGGCCGGCGGTGGGCGGAGACCCACGCGCGGCACACCCAGCACGCGGTGACGGTGCGCCACGACGAGGAGGAGGAACCGACGATCGTCGAACCCGAGGATTGAACGACCCGGATTCTGGCTACTGCGCTTCGTCCGCCAGCGCCTGCTCGCGCAACTGTTCGCCCTCCGCCGTACTGGTCTCCAGTTCCGGAACCTCGACCGGATGCCCGTCCTCGTCGATGGCGACGAAGACGAAGTACGACTCCGTCGTGACCTCGGTGTCTCCCGTCATCGGGTCCTCCGCGTGGGCCCGCACCCGCACGCGGACGCTCGTCCGGCCCGAGTTGTAGGTGTACGCCTCGATCAGCGCGATGTCGCCGAGCTCGAGGGGCAACTGGAAGTCAACCGAGTCGATGTGGGCGGTCACGCAGGACTGTCCGGCGAACCGCATCGCGCTCATGGCGCCGACCTCGTCCATCCAGTGGAGGACGTTCCCCCCGTGGGCGGTGCCGAGGTTGTTGGCGTGGTGCGGCTGGACGCGGTTGCGGTCCTCGATGTAGGTGTCCATCAGGTCGACCATGTCCGGGGTACGAAGCCCGGCCTGGAAAACACCGGCGCCATCGGGGCTGCCCACCTCGCCGCGATAGCGGGGGAATCTTTTTCGACCCGTCACCCCACTGTCGGGGCATGACCGCAGGGGGGCGCGACGGCGGGGGCGACCCGTCGCCGGCGAAGACCGTCGCCGTCGAGGAGCTCCGCTCGCAGCTCGCGGAGCTGGAGGACACCGTCGACGACCCCGAGGAGCGCCGGGAGGTCGAGCAGGCGATCAGCCTCCTGGAGCGGCTGCCCGGCGGCGCCGACGGAGCCGACCTCATCAGGAAGTTCACCCGGCGCGACATCGCCGAGGGGTTCGTCGGCGCCATCCTCATCTCGCTGCCGATGCTCGTCGAGGACGGCGTGTTCGAGATCGCCGAGGTGTTCCTCGCCCGGCCCGCGCTGCTCGTCCTCAACGTCTGCTTCGTGTTCGCGGTGACCGCCGGCCTGCTGTACTTCGCGGACTTCCGGGACGTCCAGATCACCCGGCCCATCTTCGGCATCATCCCCCGGCGCTTCACCGCCGTCCTCGTCATCGCCTTCGTCACCGCGACGTTCACCATGACGCTGTGGGGCCGCCTCGACGGCTGGTCTGACCCGGTCGTCGCGCTCGCGCGCATCTCCGTCGTCTGGACGCTCTGTGCGTTCGGCGCCGCGCTCGGCGACCTCCTGCCCGGCGAGTCCTCCGCGAAGGACATCAACGACGAACTCGACGACCTCGGCGAACGCATCGGTATCGGGGACCGGGAAGGGCGATTCTAGAACCCCCACTTTTTGCACGCTCCGGCGGTTCAGCGCCGATGGCGCTGAACACGCCTCCGCGGCAAAAACTTGGGGAAAATATGCGCGCCCTCCTCCTGTCGCGCGGCTTCGCTCCGCTCAGCCGCGCGATAGTCGTCGGGCGCTACGGCGGCTCACTTCGTTCGCCGCCGCGAACCGCGCTCGCTTCGCTCGCGCGGATGCTAGCTTTCGTTTCTACTCTCGTCTGGCCAAAGCAGCGCCTCTACAGTCGAGAAAGCAGTCCGGCGCTCAGTCGTTTCGCTTCGCGCCGGGGTTCGTCACAGCGCCGTTGGCCGCCGAGTCGAACTGCTGGCCGTACTTCGCCAGCACGCCGTTCGTGTAGTTCGGCTCCGGCTGGCCGCGCTCCTCGATGCGGCGCTCGATCTCCTCGTCGGAGAGGTCCACCGACATCTCGAGGTTGTCGATGTCGATGGTGATGGTGTCGCCGTCCTCCAGGGCGGCGATGGGGCCGCCGTCGAAGGCCTCCGGGGCGACGTGGCCGATGGAGAACCCGCGTGTGGCCCCCGAGAACCGGCCGTCGGTGAACAGCGCGACGTCCTCGGCGTGGCCCTGGCCGGCGACCGCGCTCGTGACGCCGAGCATCTCGCGCATGCCGGGGCCGCCCTTCGGTCCCTCGTTGCGGATGCCGATGACGTCACCGGACTCGACGTGGCCCTCCTGGACGTACTGCATCGCGGTCTCCTCGTCCTCGAAGATCCGGACCGGCCCCTCGTGGTGGAGGTGGTCCTCGCCGGTGATCTTGATGACCGCGCCCTCGGGCGCGAGGTTGCCGGTGAGGATGCGGATGGCGCCGCGCTCGTGGATCGGGTCGTCGACGGTGTGGAGGAAGTCCGCGTCGACGTCCTCGATTGCCGCCGGGTCGAGACGCTCGATCGCCTCGGCGATCGTCTCCCCGGTGACCGTGAGCGCGTCGCCGTGCAGGAGGTCGGCCTCGAGGAGCTCCCGGAGGACGACCGGGACGCCGCCGACCTCGTGGAGGTCGTTCATCACGCGCTCGCCGCCGGGCTGGAGGTTCGCGATCTTCGGGGTGCGGGCGCTGATCTCGTTGAAGTCCTTGACGTCCAGCTCGATGCCGGCCTCGGCGGCCATCGCCAGCAGGTGGAGGACGGCGTTGGTCGACCCGCCGACGGCGACCTGCAGCGAGATGGCGTTCTCGAAGGACTCCCGGGAGAGGAAGTCGGAGGGTTTCCGGCCCTCCTGGACGGCCTCGACGGCGAGTTCGCCGCTCTCGCGGGCGACCTCGTAGCGGTCGTCGTCCTCGGCGGGCGGCGACGACGAGCCCAGCGGCGCGAAGCCGATGGTCTCGGAGATCGACGCCATCGTGTTGGCGGTGAACATCCCGCCGCAGGAGCCGGCGCCCGGGCAGGCGTTCCGCTCGAGGTCGTCGAGTTCGTCCTCGCTCATCTCGCCGTCGGCGACCGCGCCGACCCCCTCGAAGACGTTCTGGATGGTGACCTCGCGGCCGTCGTGCTCGCCCGGCATGATGGACCCGCCGTAGAGGAACACCGACGGGAGGTCCGTCCGGATGGCGGCCATCATCATCCCTGGCATGTTCTTGTCGCAGCCGCCGATGGTGACGAGGCCGTCCATGCGCTCGCCGAAGGAGACGAGCTCGACGCTGTCGGCGATGACCTCCCGGGAGACGAGGGAGGCCTTCATCCCCTCGGTCCCCATCGAGATGGCGTCGGAGATGGTGATGGTGCCGAACTCGATGGGCATGCCGCCGGCGTCGTCGACCGCGTCGTAGGCGGCCTGGGCGACGTCGTCGAGGTGGACGTTGCAGGGCGTGATGTCGGCGGCGGGGTTGGCGACGCCGATCATCGGCGAGGAGAGGTCCTCGTCGTCGTAGCCCATCGCGCGGAACATCGCGCGGTGGGGGGCGCGCTCGACGCCCTCGGTCACCTCGTTGCTCGGGAGGTCGTCGGGCTTCTGGCGGTCGCCCGACTCGCGCTCGGGCGGTTCCTGCTGGCTCATACCGACCCCTTGCCGTCGAGTGACTTAACGGCCAGTATACGGTCCAGTTTTTTCCGGGAGCCGCCTGCGAGCCGAACGTATTCGGTCGAACGGCGCCGGCCGGCTCTCGATAGCATCCTGACGGTTCTCGTTACAATCGCTCCCATAATCGGACGTTCGTCTACACGAAGCGGGCCAATGATTGTACTCTACTAGGTGTTATAGGGATATGTCTATGTGTTCTTGAACCTATTCCGTGCTACATGCGCCCGAACAACCCGGAAGCGGGAGTGGAACTGTACGAGTGTTTCGACTGTGGCGAGCGGACGACCGACCCGCCGGTGCCGACCTGCGAGCACTGCGGCGGCGACCTGCGGAACCTCGGCCGGTCGAGGGACCTCTAACTGCCGCTGTCGAAACCCACAACTCGGCGACCGACCAACGGCCGGCAATGCGCGTCCGCGTCGACGCCGGCGCCCGCCTCCACGTCGGCTTCCAGAACCTCTCGCTGGCCCACGAGCGCCTCTACGGGGGCGTCGGGGTCGCCCTCGACGAGCCGTCGGTGGTGCTGACGGCCGAACCCGCCGCCGCGGTCGCCTGCGAGGACCCGCTGGTCGCGGACTACGCCGACCGCGTCTGCGAGGTGCTGGGGGTCGACGGCGCCCGGATCGACGTCGAGGCGTCGCTGCCCCGCCACGTCGGCCTCGGCAGCGGGACGCAGCTCGCGCTGGCGACGCTCGCCGCCGTCGCTCGCGCCCACGAGATGGCGCCGCGAGTCAGAGAGCGGGCGCCCGAACTCGACCGCGGCGGCCGCAGCGGCGTCGGCGTGGCCGCCTTCGAGGCCGGCGGGTTCGTCGTCGACGCCGGCCACCCCACTGAGCGGTTCACGACCGCCCCGCCCGCTGCCGGCGAGTGGGAGGTCCCGGCGGTCGCCGCGCGCCACGAAGTCCCGGCCGACTGGCGGTTCGTCCTGGTGCTGGCCGACGCCGAGCAGGGCCGCAGCGGCGACGCCGAGAACGAGAGCATGCGCGCGGTCGTCGAGAACGCCGACCCCGCCGTGGCCGACGACCTCGCCGCCCTGCTGGTCCGGCGGCTGCTCCCCGCCGTCGCCGAGGGTCGCCTGGAAGCGTTCGGCGACGCGCTGGGGGCGTTCGGCCGGCTCAACGGCGCCTGGTACGCCGACGAGCAGGGCGGCGTCTACCGACCGCCGGCGGGCCGGCTCATCGACGCCCTCGCCGAGCGGCCGTCGGTCCGCGGCGTCGGGCAGTCCTCGTGGGGGCCGGCCGTCTACGGCGTGACGGACGCGACGCTGGCCGACGACGCCCGGGTGGCCGCCGAGGACGCGCTGTCGGCGGCCGACGTCGACGGCTCCGTTCGGGTCGTCGCCCCGCGGAACGAGGGCGCCCGCGTCGACCCGGCGTGAGCCGTCACGGCGCTCGATTCCCCCTCAATAATTTAAGTAGCCGGGGTCGAAGGGACCCCCATGGACCGCATCCCCTTCGGGATCCGACGCCTCGATACGACCATCGGCGGCGGCGCGCCGCCGGGGAGCGTCGTGCTGCTGTCGGGGCAGGCCGGCGCCGGGGCGCGGGAGTTCATGTACACCTGCGCCATCATGAACGGCCTCGCGGAGGGCGACCCCGACCTCTTCGACCTCTACTACGGCGGCATCGACGACCGCGCCGCGCCGCCGGAGGAGGTCCACTACGTCTCCTTCACCTCGGACGAGCGGCAGGTGCGCCGCGAGATGACGCTGGCGATGGACGACGAGATCGTCGACGCCGCCATCGAGAACGTCGAGTTCCACGACCTCTCCCCGGAGTTCTTCCGGCTGAGCCCCGTCCCGCGGGAGTGGTACGCCTCGAAGACCCAGAGCATCTCCGAGCTGGGGCAGTCCCAGGACCGCAAGAGCGTCCCGGAGGCACTAGGCAACCGGCTCACCGAACACGCGGCGGGCAACGTCGTCGTCATCGACTCCATCGCCGACCTCATCAGCTCGACCGACGACCTCCCGTGGAACGACATCCCCGTCCTACTGAAGGGGCTCTCGCGGGCCGCCTACGACTGGGGCGGGCTCATCCTCGCGCACGTCAACCAGGAGACCCTCGACGCCGAGAAGCACGGCCAGCTCATGGACTCCGCGGACGGGACGCTCCTGTTCGAGTGGGAGAGCGGCGGCTCCGCCCGCGCGCGGACGATGGTCGTCAAGCAGTTCCGCGGCGTCCTCTCGCGGATCGAGGACGAGGACATCGTCCGCTTCGAGACCGAGATCGGCGACTCCGGCTTCGACATCAGCGACGTCCGGAAGATCCGGTAGCGCCCGCCCGACGGCTCGCTAGACGGCGTGACGCTCGGATCGCCCCGGGTCAGGGCCTGAGTGAGGCGAACCATTAACTTGCTGTCCTGGATAAGGAACAGCGAATGGCTACGGAGTCGGCGGACGAGCCGGACGAGTCGGAGGTGTCCGTACGTCTGCCGCCGGACCTCGAGGAGTGGCTCGACGAGCGAGCCGCGGTACTGGACGTCGACCCCGGAGAACTGCTCGTCCAGCTCGCGAGCGCCTACCGCGCGGCGGCCGACCTCGGCGACGAGTCGCTGGCGGGGCTCGCCGGCGACGGCGTCGACCCCGAGGCGATCGAGGACGTCCGCGAACAGCTCGCGGCGGACGACGACGCCCTCCACGAGCTGAACGGCCGGATGAACGACGTCGAGGCGAGACTCGAGGAGAACGTCGAGGACCTCCGGAAGCGGGTCCTCCAGCTTCGGGACGCCGTCGGCGACACCGCCTCGCAGACCCACTCCCACCGCGAGTTCGCCCAGATCGACGCGCGCCTCGACGACCTCTCGGAGACCGTCGAGTCGGTCGCCACCGACCTCGATGCGCAGGGCAGCCGCGTCGCCGACGTGGAATCCCGGCTCGACGACGCCGACGAGAAGCTCACTCGGGTCGCCCGCGCGGTCGTCTCGCTTCGCCGCGAGGCCGATCAGACCGACGAGGGCACGGGGCTCGAGGAACTACGGCTGGCCGCCAACCGGAGCGGGGTCACCGAGGCGGCCTGCGGCGCCTGCGGCGGCGCGGTGACCATCGGATTGCTCTCCGAACCGTCGTGTCCGCACTGCGGGTCCGAGTTCGCCGAGATCGAACTCCCGGCGGGCGGCCTGGGGCGGACGCTCGGGTTCCGCCGCCCGGAGCTCCGGTGTGCGGAGCCGCCCGCCCTGGAGGCCGGCGATGACTGAGGACGACCCCTTCGAGGACCTTGGTCCCGAAGACGACGACGCGGACGTGGACGCCGACGTCGACGACCTGTTCACCGAGGTGGAGGTCGACGAGGTCGACGACGAGGCGGTCTGGGACGCGCTCACCGAGGGCGACGCCGCATCCGGCGGTCCCGGTGGGAACGGCGCCGGGCAGGCCCGGGCCGTCGACGAACCAGCGGCCGACGACGAGCCCGAGGGGACGGTCGTCCCGAAGGCCAGCTACTGCCAGAAGTGCGAGCACTTCTCGAAGCCACCGCAGGCGGTCTGCGGCAATCCGGGGACGGAGATCGTCGAACTCGTCGACGTCGACCACTTCCGGGTGCGGGACTGCCCCGTGGTGGAGCGGCGGGAGAGCGCCTCCCGGGACATCGGCGACGAGGAGTAGGCGAGACCGCACGTTTTTGCCGGGCGGGGCCGTCCCCTCGGGCATGCAGTTCTGCGAGGAGTGCGGCTCCATGATGCACGGCCAGGGCGACGAGATGGTCTGCTCGTCCTGCGGCGCCACCCAGACGAAGGACGCGGACCGCGCCTCGGAGTTCGTCTCGACGGAGGCCCAGTCCGACGACGAACTCATCGAGACCGAGGAGGGCGCCGACTTCGAGGGCAAACCCACCGCAGACGACGTCACCTGCGAGGAGTGCGGCCACGGGAAGGCCTGGTACACGATCAAGCAGACCGGCGCCGCCGACGAGCCGCCGACGCGGTTCTTCAAGTGCCAGGAGTGCGGCTACCGCTGGCGGGAGTACAGCTGACACGGCGTCGACCCCGGAGCACCCCGCCGGCGACAGGCTTACCCCCTCTCCCTGCGACCCCGCCGCACGACCATGCCGGCGAAGGTGACCGACCCCGCCACCGGGTACGAGGAGATCGACCGCTGGAACGGCGGCGTCGGGTGGATCGCCCACCCCGAGGAGACGATGGAGCGGGCCAGCCACGCGCTGGCGACCGACGAGGGCGTCTGGCTCGTCGACCCCGTCGACGCCGACGGCATCGACGACCTGCTCGGCGAGTTCGGCGAGGTGGCGGGCGTCGTCGTCCTCTCGAACCACCACACCCGGGACGCGGCCGTCTTCGCGAACCGACACGGCGTCCCGGTGACCCTCCCGGCATCGATGACCGACGTCGCCGGCTCCCTCGACGCCCCGGTGGCCTATCTCGACGTGGGCGGGACGGTCGGCGACTACGAACTCCTCGAGGTCGCCGACAGCGGCCCCGCCTGGCGGGAGTACGCCCTCTACGACGGCGAGACGCTCGTCGTCTCGGAGTCGGTCGGCGGCGCCGACTACCTCCGTGTCGGCGACGAGC includes:
- a CDS encoding DUF106 domain-containing protein, which produces MARTASKVQELVREDPEMEPALEYVLEQADHGTVSWGDVSDELSSGQWGRLIEKGILVDSDGEGFDVADPEGVREALSDDELEIPDAPDTDSSWTKWDKMAAVGSIAMFAGYTFQSVREPLASALHVVLGPLIDVLPFFAVVMVLALFTGLYSTLLQANLMDMEVMGEYQQRMKDIQEKRKQAKERGDDEELERIQEEQMEAMADNMGMFKEQFRPMVWIMVITIPVFLWMYAIIGFRGQPLYPEIADSLSNVVIPIAGEVAWTDGFVGPLQVWIVWYFVCSMCFTQVIRKALNIQTTPT
- the cmk gene encoding (d)CMP kinase, translated to MLLTISGPAGSGKSTVAAALAEELGYDHVSGGDIFRNLAAERDLTPLELNRLAEDDEQIDRDLDRRLREIAETRDDLVLESRLAGWMAGDHADFRIWLDAPLSVRAERIADREEKAVDVAREETRKRSESEALRYEEYYDIDIEELGIYDLALNTARFSPGAVLDVILTAVDAYDPADDEGKAPVEGVDYDF
- a CDS encoding RNA-guided pseudouridylation complex pseudouridine synthase subunit Cbf5, translated to MRERGPPDDRDPETLLEFGVVNLDKPPGPSAHQVAAWVRDAADVARAAHAGTLDPKVTGCLPILTGTATRAAQVFDESRKGYVSELELHAPAPNDLAETLAEFEGPLYQKPPRKSAVARRLRVREIFSLEALEVEDRRALIDVECESGTYVRKLCHDLGLALGTGANMGDLRRTKTGTFDDASLVTLHDLVDGLAFWREDGDADLLREVVQPAERALEHLPGLTVAPSAAREIAEGAPVYPPGILETDLGAADEGDLVASYTPDGAAVCLGHLVGDPAADSGVVVELERVLV
- a CDS encoding succinylglutamate desuccinylase/aspartoacylase family protein, with amino-acid sequence MDLPDPAPGSLERAWLDVTGLPTGGAERLPVIVVEGGSPGPTAWVTAGVHGDEVTGVVAAQDVANAFAPADGGADASGPLVDPADLRGRLVCVPVVNPAGLRRTTRHSYYGGEDPNRTFPDPTADSVGERTTQERVAERLYDAFADADLLLDLHTAQVNSIAYVIRHRVLYGERRDRETAEELADDLGRLTDALDLPTVVQYAPEEYVERGLHRSVAGAALNGAGVPACTVELGSHSTVDDRTRAAGVADVFRALVAFDALDSVPDPVLESDPATPDPVDFQVRRYRGPRVDAAGIVRPRVGPGDTVQAGDVVADVRTANGEYQSSVTSDHDGYVLAHRTGVAVYENDAVAALAVRDEEPLVGERP
- a CDS encoding acyl-CoA thioesterase: MVDLMDTYIEDRNRVQPHHANNLGTAHGGNVLHWMDEVGAMSAMRFAGQSCVTAHIDSVDFQLPLELGDIALIEAYTYNSGRTSVRVRVRAHAEDPMTGDTEVTTESYFVFVAIDEDGHPVEVPELETSTAEGEQLREQALADEAQ
- a CDS encoding DUF2391 family protein, which gives rise to MTAGGRDGGGDPSPAKTVAVEELRSQLAELEDTVDDPEERREVEQAISLLERLPGGADGADLIRKFTRRDIAEGFVGAILISLPMLVEDGVFEIAEVFLARPALLVLNVCFVFAVTAGLLYFADFRDVQITRPIFGIIPRRFTAVLVIAFVTATFTMTLWGRLDGWSDPVVALARISVVWTLCAFGAALGDLLPGESSAKDINDELDDLGERIGIGDREGRF
- the ilvD gene encoding dihydroxy-acid dehydratase, translating into MSQQEPPERESGDRQKPDDLPSNEVTEGVERAPHRAMFRAMGYDDEDLSSPMIGVANPAADITPCNVHLDDVAQAAYDAVDDAGGMPIEFGTITISDAISMGTEGMKASLVSREVIADSVELVSFGERMDGLVTIGGCDKNMPGMMMAAIRTDLPSVFLYGGSIMPGEHDGREVTIQNVFEGVGAVADGEMSEDELDDLERNACPGAGSCGGMFTANTMASISETIGFAPLGSSSPPAEDDDRYEVARESGELAVEAVQEGRKPSDFLSRESFENAISLQVAVGGSTNAVLHLLAMAAEAGIELDVKDFNEISARTPKIANLQPGGERVMNDLHEVGGVPVVLRELLEADLLHGDALTVTGETIAEAIERLDPAAIEDVDADFLHTVDDPIHERGAIRILTGNLAPEGAVIKITGEDHLHHEGPVRIFEDEETAMQYVQEGHVESGDVIGIRNEGPKGGPGMREMLGVTSAVAGQGHAEDVALFTDGRFSGATRGFSIGHVAPEAFDGGPIAALEDGDTITIDIDNLEMSVDLSDEEIERRIEERGQPEPNYTNGVLAKYGQQFDSAANGAVTNPGAKRND
- a CDS encoding rubrerythrin-like domain-containing protein, giving the protein MRPNNPEAGVELYECFDCGERTTDPPVPTCEHCGGDLRNLGRSRDL